The sequence below is a genomic window from Deltaproteobacteria bacterium GWC2_55_46.
GTCGAAGCCCGCCTTCACGCGCAATGGCCTTCCCTTGGCCGCCGAGGTCTGGAGCTTTTTAAGGAGCTCTCCCTCGGTGATTATCCCTGAGGTGCCTCTTTTGATTATCTCAAGCTGACCTTTAGCGTCCATAGCCCCTTTTTTTACAATTCCTTCTCAAGCGGCATCTTTATCCGCTCGATCTTCCTTGCCTTGCCGTCGCCCAGGCCTATGGTCACGACCACGCCCTGGAGCTCGACCCCCTTGGTGGCCACGTCGAACCTTACCGGCATCTGCCCGAGGAACCTCTCGAGGATTATCTCCTTTTTCATCCCGATGACCGATTCCGTCGGCCCTGTCATGCCAGCGTCGGTTATAAAGGCCGTCCCGCCCGCGAGCACCCTTTCATCGGATGTCTGCACGTGCGTGTGAGTGCCGATGACGGCGCTCGCCAGTCCGTCAAGATGCCACGCAAGGGCCATCTTCTCAGAGGTGGTCTCAGCGTGCATGTCCACAATCACTACCTGTGCCTCTTCCCTGAGCTTCCCTACGAGCTCGGAGCCGACCCTGAACGGGCACTCAAGGCAGTCCATAAAGACCCTGCCCATGAGGTTTACGACAGCGACCTTCGCGCCTCCAGCGCACTCGTATACGCCCCAGCCGCTCCCAGGAGCGCCCGCCGGGTAGTTGGCCGGACGCAGGAGCCTCCTTTCGGAGCGTATGTAATCGTAGATGTCCTTCTTGTCCCAGATGTGGTTTCCGGAGGTGATTACATCGACCTGGAGTTTTTTAAGCTCCTCGGCTATCTCTGGCGTTATCCCAAAGCCGCCAGCGGCGTTCTCGCCGTTGGCGATGACGAGGTCAGGTGAATAGTTCCCCACAAGGCGCGGCAGAAGCTCCCTTACCGCCAGCCTGCCGGGCCGCCCGACTATATCGCCTATGAAAAGTACCTTTAACTCTTCCATCTCACCGTGCCAGCGCACCGCGCCAGGCACGGTCCTGTTTTCAATTCAGTTGATACCTTAATTGGCATGCCTGCCGGATCTTCTCCGGCCGCAAACCCTCTGCAAGACAGACTACTTCGCGAACTCCACGGCCCTTGATTCCCTTACCACCGTGACCTTTATCTGCCCCGGATAGGTAAGGTCCTTCTCGATCTGTCTGGCTATGTCCTTGGAGAGGACCACGGCCCCCTCGTCGCTCACGGCCGTCTCGACTATGACCCTGATCTCCCTGCCGGCCTGAAGGGCATAGGCCTTCTCGACCCCGCCGAAGCCCTTGGCTATCTTCTCAAGGTCATCGAGCCTGTTAATGTAGCTCTCGAGCATCTCTCTTCTTGCCCCCGGCCTCGCAGCGGAAAGCGTATCGGCGGCCTGGACCAGTATCCCGAAGATCGACTCCGGCGTGTCGTCGTGGTGCTGCCCTATGGCTGCGACTATCTTAGGCGCCTCGCCGTACTTCTTGGCCATATCGGCGCCTATAGCGGCGTGCGGCCCTTCTATCTCGTGGTCTACCGCCTTGCCTATGTCGTGGAGGAGCCCGGCCCTCCGGGCTATCTTGGTCGGAAGACCCAGCTCGGAGGCCATGACGCCGCATATGAAGGCGACCTCCAGCGAGTGCGAATAGACGTTCTGCGCGTAGCTCGTCCTGAACTTGAGCCTCCCGATGAGCTTCTGTATCTCCTTGTGTATGCCGTGGAGGCCCGTGTCGAATATCGCCCGCTCGCCGGCCTCCATTATGGCCTGGTTCACCTCGGTTTCGACCTTCGTGACGATTTCCTCTATCCTCGACGGGTGTATCCTGCCGTCGGTTATGAGGCGCTCCAGCGAGAGTTTTGCGATCTCTCTCCTCACCGGGTTGTGCCCGGAGAGTATCACCGCCTCAGGGGTGTCGTCGATTATGATGTCTATGCCTGTTGCGGCCTCGATGGCGCGGATGTTCCGTCCTTCC
It includes:
- a CDS encoding metallophosphoesterase, producing MEELKVLFIGDIVGRPGRLAVRELLPRLVGNYSPDLVIANGENAAGGFGITPEIAEELKKLQVDVITSGNHIWDKKDIYDYIRSERRLLRPANYPAGAPGSGWGVYECAGGAKVAVVNLMGRVFMDCLECPFRVGSELVGKLREEAQVVIVDMHAETTSEKMALAWHLDGLASAVIGTHTHVQTSDERVLAGGTAFITDAGMTGPTESVIGMKKEIILERFLGQMPVRFDVATKGVELQGVVVTIGLGDGKARKIERIKMPLEKEL
- a CDS encoding ribonuclease Y, which translates into the protein MELSTIIIVAGIAVFAIIIGVGIGFVTRKKIDEGNLHSGRKTADSIVADATKEAENVKKAAELEAKDMIFEGKNEFEKETRERRKELQSLERRVQQKEENLDKKSEAMDRKDADFQKREKTVATQEKKLKDMETEVEGVIAEQKARLEGLAGISAEEAKRMLLENMENEAKHEGAKLIKRIEDESKAEADKKAKDIIALAIQRYSGEYVAERTVSVVNLPNDEMKGRIIGREGRNIRAIEAATGIDIIIDDTPEAVILSGHNPVRREIAKLSLERLITDGRIHPSRIEEIVTKVETEVNQAIMEAGERAIFDTGLHGIHKEIQKLIGRLKFRTSYAQNVYSHSLEVAFICGVMASELGLPTKIARRAGLLHDIGKAVDHEIEGPHAAIGADMAKKYGEAPKIVAAIGQHHDDTPESIFGILVQAADTLSAARPGARREMLESYINRLDDLEKIAKGFGGVEKAYALQAGREIRVIVETAVSDEGAVVLSKDIARQIEKDLTYPGQIKVTVVRESRAVEFAK